Proteins encoded by one window of Aspergillus puulaauensis MK2 DNA, chromosome 4, nearly complete sequence:
- a CDS encoding cytochrome P450 (COG:Q;~EggNog:ENOG410PGTM;~InterPro:IPR001128,IPR002401,IPR036396;~PFAM:PF00067;~go_function: GO:0005506 - iron ion binding [Evidence IEA];~go_function: GO:0016705 - oxidoreductase activity, acting on paired donors, with incorporation or reduction of molecular oxygen [Evidence IEA];~go_function: GO:0020037 - heme binding [Evidence IEA];~go_process: GO:0055114 - oxidation-reduction process [Evidence IEA]) gives MGDSLAPCLSLWGWVATLTTAFWLIQSLRSYLRLRQFPGPPVAAWSKLWMMRSTLHGRMHLDVAEACKQYGHLTRIGPNDLVTDDPHIIRKISAVRSPYTRSDWYNATAFSHSLNHVFCERDEERHVELRNKLVPGYSGKENLHLEQSIDAQLTSFFKLIREHYTSSQTDFRAVDIARLCQFLTLDIITAVAFGEPMGFLEHNEDLHGYIANQTAMLPIFEWFSTLPILEKVMRLPGISQLAMPKPTDAQGAGLLMGVAKRIVAQRYGPDRKTRPDMLGSFVNHGLSQEEAEQETVLQIFAGSDTTATTIRTATLFLITNPLALGKLQTELDNAASQGQLSSPIITYEQALSLPYLQACVKESLRIWPPVVGLMQKIVPPDGDTLDGRFVPGGTQIGYSGWGVHRDTNVFGSDAELYRPDRWVEAGEEQLLSMNRTMDLVFGSGRYACLGKQVALIEVSKAIAEIFLRYDIVLIDPSRPWQSVNRNGLFLQSDMMVQISERERSNLDQ, from the exons ATGGGCGACTCTCTGGCACCGTGCCTGTCCCTATGGGGGTGGGTTGCCACCCTCACAACTGCTTTCTGGCTCATCCAATCGCTACGATCATATCTTCGACTGCGCCAGTTCCCCGGACCCCCGGTCGCAGCCTGGTCCAAGTTGTGGATGATGCGGAGCACCCTACATGGCCGCATGCACCTGGACGTCGCCGAGGCCTGCAAGCAGTACG GCCACCTCACACGAATCGGTCCAAACGACCTGGTCACCGACGATCCGCACATTATTCGCAAAATCAGCGCCGTGCGCTCGCCGTATACGCGGTCGGACTGGTACAACGCAACAGCATTCAGCCACAGCCTCAACCACGTCTTCTGCGAGCGCGACGAGGAGCGCCATGTCGAGCTGCGAAATAAACTCGTTCCGGGG TATTCCGGAAAAGAAAACCTCCACCTGGAACAGAGCATCGACGCCCAACTCACCAGCTTCTTTAAACTCATTCGCGAGCACTATACCTCGTCCCAAACGGACTTTCGCGCTGTCGATATTGCCCGCCTGTGTCAGTTCCTCACGCTTGATATTATCACCGCGGTCGCATTCGGTGAGCCCATGGGCTTCCTAGAGCATAATGAGGACTTGCACGGGTATATCGCGAACCAAACGGCTATGCTGCCTATCTTTGAGTGGTTCTCGACGTTGCCCATCTTGGAGAAGGTGATGCGTCTCCCGGGGATCAGTCAATTGGCGATGCCGAAACCGACAGATGCGCAGGGTGCTGGGTTGTTAATGGG AGTCGCGAAGAGAATCGTCGCACAGCGATATGGACCAGATAGGAAAACTCGGCCGGATATGCTCGGTTCGTTTGTGAATCATGGACTGagccaggaagaagcagagcaggaAACAGTCCTGCAGAT CTTCGCTGGATCCGATACAACAGCGACCACAATCCGAACTGCAACACTCTTCCTAATCACAAACCCCCTAGCCCTGGGGAAACTGCAAACGGAACTCGACAACGCAGCTTCCCAAGGCCAGCTCTCAAGCCCGATAATCACATACGAACaggccctctccctcccctaCCTCCAGGCCTGCGTCAAAGAAAGCCTCCGGATCTGGCCCCCGGTTGTCGGTCTCATGCAAAAGATTGTCCCCCCAGATGGCGATACCCTCGACGGACGATTCGTGCCTGGGGGTACGCAGATCGGGTACTCCGGGTGGGGAGTGCATCGAGACACAAACGTCTTTGGGAGCGATGCCGAGCTATACCGCCCAGATCGTTGGGTTGAGGCTGGGGAGGAGCAACTCCTCAGTATGAACAGGACTATGGATCTGGTGTTTGGATCGGGGAGGTATGCTTGTCTGGGTAAGCAGGTGGCGCTTATTGAGGTTTCGAAGGCGATTGCGGAG ATATTTTTGA
- a CDS encoding class I SAM-dependent methyltransferase (COG:S;~EggNog:ENOG410PH04;~InterPro:IPR029063;~PFAM:PF13649,PF13489,PF08242,PF08241,PF13847): MVEHDPEQFIEVEDDADSTLGSQIASETSSLQSLVLQFEYENGRRYHSYQSGHYAFPNDEDELARMDLEHHIFLLLLDGELHLAPVKTPQRILDLGTGTGIWAIDVADKYPEACVIGTDLSPVQPSFVPPNLEFQIDNFEDDWTFRRDSFDLIHSRLLLASVSDYPRLLSQALKALKPGGYLEMHEVDPGFECDDDSIPEDSSALQWSNLFFEGCKKIGHPVPSPTEYKTLMEDAGFVDVRLKVVKRPSNVWAKEKNLKRLGLYTLTNHLNGLHAFTIGLFTRVLGWSVPEVEVFLAKCRKEWKDSSIHAYQRVVFVYGRKPDI, encoded by the exons ATGGTGGAGCACGACCCCGAACAGTTCATCGAAGTCGAG GACGACGCCGATTCCACGCTCGGATCGCAAAT TGCGAGTGAAACATCCTCCCTACAGAGCCTGGTTCTGCAGTTTGAGTATGAAAATGGCCG GAGGTACCACTCCTACCAGTCTGGGC ATTATGCCTTTCCCAATGATGAG GATGAACTGGCCCGCATGGACCTCGAACATCAtatcttcctgctgctgctcgatgGCGAATTGCATTTAGCTCCCGTCAAGACCCCACAGCGCATCCTCGATCTGGGGACCGGCACTGGGATCTGGGCCATTGATGTGGCCGACAAGTATCCGGAGGCCTGTGTCATTGGAACTGATCTGTCGCCGGTGCAGCCTTCATT CGTCCCTCCCAATCTCGAATTCCAGATCGACAATTTCGAAGACGACTGGACCTTCCGCCGCGACTCGTTCGATCTCATCCACTcccggctgctgctggccagCGTCTCCGACTACCCCAGGCTCCTCAGCCAGGCCCTAAA GGCCCTCAAACCAGGTGGATACCTGGAAATGCACGAAGTGGATCCCGGCTTCGAATGCGACGACGACTCGATCCCAGAAGACAGCAGCGCACTGCAATGGTCGAACCTGTTCTTCGAGGGGTGCAAGAAGATCGGACACCCGGTTCCCTCGCCGACCGAGTATAAGACGCTGATGGAGGATGCGGGATTCGTCGATGTCAGGCTCAAGGTTGTAAAGCGCCCGTCGAATGTCTgggccaaggagaagaacttgaaGCGGTTGGGTTTGTATACACTTACCAACCATTTGAATGGATTGCATGCATTCACCATCGGTCTGTTTACGAGAGTCCTCGGATGGAGTGTCCCTGAGGTCGAGGTCTTCCTTGCAAAGTGTCGtaaggagtggaaggacAGCTCCATCCATGCCTACCAGAGAGT GGTATTTGTTTATGGAAGGAAACCTGATATCTGA
- a CDS encoding uncharacterized protein (COG:S;~EggNog:ENOG410Q1QK), giving the protein MSEDNHTKRPSASANKIPTVERPRDTKRSISYNSPSDAPSISPSRQKSDQSGCGNMIKASLTGILNSGEVKTAAGSRKVQDMLMETERNLREQRRRSLHEASPGGGVRALLDPMESIRRSGENYNGMR; this is encoded by the coding sequence ATGTCCGAGGACAACCACACCAAACGCCCCTCAGCATCCGCAAACAAAATCCCCACAGTCGAGCGACCAAGAGACACAAAACGCTCTATATCCTACAACTCCCCCAGCGACGCCCCTTCGATATCCCCGTCAAGACAAAAAAGCGACCAAAGTGGCTGCGGGAACATGATCAAGGCCTCGCTGACGGGCATCCTCAACTCGGGCGAGGTCAAGACGGCGGCGGGCTCGAGGAAGGTCCAGGATATGCTtatggagacggagaggaacTTGCGTGAGCAACGGAGACGCTCGTTGCATGAGGCCAGCCCCGGTGGTGGTGTTAGGGCGCTGTTGGACCCGATGGAGAGTATTAGGAGGTCGGGGGAGAATTATAATGGGATGAGGTGA
- a CDS encoding MBL fold metallo-hydrolase (COG:S;~EggNog:ENOG410PIZP;~InterPro:IPR036866,IPR001279;~PFAM:PF13483,PF12706), translating into MADYSLLQRIIVDPDNVQAATRDGVAADMPKSLPTPKASNTHPSDPGGENGSVYFVGTATTIIEWQGVRIMTDPNFLHAGDHVHLGPGVYSQRKTNPAVDLHQLPRIDVVLLSHYHADHFDQHVEESLRRDLPIISTPHARSILGSKDDPFTNLYELEPLHRMMVTLKCDLPGPEKPGFCITGMPGKHVPDYRAVEMFNDLVGAAPPTNGYIVEMGYGEDPLNFKVCYRIYITGDTLMHEELTVIPTRIYDTFDLMLIHLGGTTVPGPWMNPFTLMLTMDAQQGTELVKTVKPNVTIPIHYDDYDVFASPLEDFKTEIEKAGFGGRVVYLDRGDEYRFKVRDREDYLRCTLYSKDPP; encoded by the exons ATGGCAGATTATTCCCTATTGCAGCGTATAATCGTCGACCCAGATAACGTCCAGGCCGCGACTCGAGATGGTGTTGCGGCAGACATGCCCAAGAGCCTGCCGACTCCAAAGGCCAGCAACACGCACCCTTCTGACCCAGGAGGGGAGAATGGGTCTGTCTACTTTGTGGGAACGGCTACTACCATTAT AGAATGGCAAGGCGTCCGGATCATGACTGAT CCAAACTTCCTGCACGCTGGCGACCACGTCCACCTTGGCCCTGGTGTATACAGCCAGCGCAAGACAAACCCAGCCGTGGACCTTCATCAGCTGCCGCGCATCGACGTGGTCCTGCTCTCGCATTACCACGCCGACCACTTCGACCAGCACGTCGAGGAGTCCCTGCGGCGAGACCTGCCGATCATCTCGACGCCGCATGCGAGATCGATCTTGGGCTCGAAGGACGACCCGTTTACTAACCTCTACGAGCTGGAGCCGTTGCACCGGATGATGGTGACTCTTAAATGCGATCTACCGGGTCCTGAAAAGCCTGGGTTTTGCATCACTGGGATGCCTGGGAAGCATGTGCCTGACTATAGAGCCGTTGAGATGTTCAATGACCTTGTTGGTGCG GCCCCGCCTACCAACGGCTACATTGTAGAGATGGGCTACGGCGAAGACCCGCTCAACTTCAAAGTCTGCTACCGGATCTACATCACCGGGGACACGCTCATGCACGAGGAGCTGACCGTTATCCCCACGAGAATCTATGACACGTTCGACCTGATGCTGATTCATTTGGGCGGGACGACTGTGCCTGGCCCGTGGATGAACCCGTTCACGCTGATGCTGACGATGGATGCGCAGCAGGGGACGGAGCTGGTGAAGACGGTTAAACCGAATGTtaccatccccatccactACGATGACTATGATGTGTTTGCGAGTCCGTTGGAGGATTTCAAGaccgagatcgagaaggctGGGTTCGGTGGGAGGGTGGTGTATCTGGACCGCGGGGATGAATACCGGTTTAAAGTCCGCGACAGGGAGGACTACTTGAGGTGTACATTGTACTCTAAAGACCCCCCCTGA
- a CDS encoding lytic polysaccharide monooxygenase auxiliary activity family 9 protein (CAZy:AA9;~COG:G;~EggNog:ENOG410PNFI;~InterPro:IPR005103;~PFAM:PF03443;~SECRETED:SignalP(1-20)): protein MKACIPVVLTLLSAARQAAAHGYVSGIVVNGVYYRGWLPSEDPYNSDPPVNIGWQTPNLSNGFVTPDEAGTDSIICHTDATNAAGYATVAAGDRIYIQWEPNPWPESHHGPVLDYLANCGESCATVDKTTLEFFKIDGPGLIDGSSPPGVWADDQLIANGNGWLVEIPESIAPGNYVLRHEIIALHGAGSENGAQLYPQCISLKITGSGSVSPSGAAATSFYTPTDPGILVNIYQVLTDYTVPGPDIIPQGVSIEQASSAITATGTPTPV from the coding sequence ATGAAAGCTTGTATCCCAGTTGTCCTTACTCTGCTCTCTGCCGCTAGACAGGCAGCCGCGCACGGTTATGTCTCCGGCATCGTCGTGAATGGCGTCTACTACCGTGGCTGGCTCCCATCTGAAGACCCATATAATTCCGACCCCCCTGTCAACATTGGCTGGCAGACGCCTAACCTCTCTAACGGGTTCGTTACACCCGACGAGGCCGGTACCGACTCCATCATCTGTCACACCGATGCCACCAACGCCGCGGGTTATGCTACGGTTGCCGCAGGCGATCGCATCTACATCCAGTGGGAACCCAACCCCTGGCCAGAGAGCCATCACGGGCCTGTCCTGGACTACCTCGCCAACTGCGGAGAGAGCTGTGCGACTGTTGACAAGACGACGCTGGAGTTCTTCAAGATCGATGGCCCGGGGCTTATTGACGGCTCCAGCCCCCCAGGCGTCTGGGCTGACGACCAGCTAATTGCGAATGGaaatggctggctggttgaGATCCCGGAGAGTATTGCCCCTGGAAACTATGTCCTCCGCCACGAGATCATCGCCCTACACGGCGCTGGCAGCGAGAATGGGGCCCAGCTTTACCCTCAATGTATCAGCCTCAAGATTACCGGCTCTGGAAGCGTTTCGCCATCTGGGGCTGCTGCGACTAGCTTCTATACCCCTACCGACCCGGGTATCTTGGTCAACATTTACCAGGTGCTCACCGACTATACTGTCCCTGGTCCGGATATTATTCCCCAGGGTGTGTCTATTGAGCAGGCCTCGTCGGCTATTACGGCAACTGGGACGCCAACACCGGTGTAG
- a CDS encoding GFA family protein (COG:S;~EggNog:ENOG410PNTF;~InterPro:IPR011057,IPR006913;~PFAM:PF04828;~go_function: GO:0016846 - carbon-sulfur lyase activity [Evidence IEA]) — MPSYAGSCTCRRIQYELNLSSPDDARTSLCHCSSCKKAFGTNYGLTAKIPKGALQITAGRTKEFAQDNGSGSVVHREFCDNCGSFICEYGDAVKDQFRYLVVGSLDDPEALPPKGEFFCRDRATWMPEVPNVFHKKQIKE; from the exons ATGCCCTCCTACGCTGGTTCCTGCACCTGCCGCAGAATCCAATATGAACTGAACCTGTCGTCGCCCGACGACGCCAGGACATCTTTATGCCACTGCAGTAGTTGCAAG AAAGCATTTGGCACAAACTACGGGTTGACAGCGAAAATCCCCAAGGGTGCTCTGCAAATCACAGCGGGCCGGACCAAGGAGTTCGCCCAGGATAACGGCTCTGGATCGGTCGTGCATCGAGAATTCTGTGATAACTGTGGTAGCTTTATTTGCGAGTATGGG GATGCTGTGAAGGACCAATTCCGGTATCTTGTTGTTGGATCCCTCGACGACCCGGAGGCCTTGCCGCCCAAAGGAGAGTTCTTCTGTCGTGATCGGGCTACCTGGATGCCAGAGGTACCTA ATGTATTTCACAAGAAACAGATCAAGGAATAA